The following proteins are encoded in a genomic region of Rhodococcus rhodochrous:
- a CDS encoding flavin-containing monooxygenase, translating into MTDYDAVVIGGGQSGLAAAHALSTRGLRTGLLEAGDEPVGAWPHYYDSLTLFSPAKYSALPGLAFPGDPQRYPRRDEVIDYLRRCAAGLDVDIVTGSRVETVTCDTGVYTAHTTTGSSVTAPILMAATGYFGSPNTPPLPGLDTFGGTVLHTSDYRGPAALAGQNIIVVGAGNSAVQIATELAEVAIVTLASRRPPKFMPQRPFGRDVHFWLTVTGFDRAPLGPLLRTPPTQQVLDTGRYRRALASDNPQPRPLFTGLDGDRVTWPDGATTTADTLVLGTGYRPHLPYLTGLGALDGSDRPLHRQGVSTTHAGLGYVGLEWQRSLSSASLRGVGRDADRVAGRVVAAARARRALPIGP; encoded by the coding sequence ATGACCGACTATGACGCCGTCGTCATCGGCGGTGGCCAGTCCGGCCTCGCCGCCGCCCACGCCCTCTCCACCCGCGGCCTGCGCACCGGACTGCTCGAAGCCGGCGACGAACCCGTCGGGGCCTGGCCGCACTACTACGACAGCCTCACCCTGTTCTCGCCGGCGAAATACAGCGCCCTACCGGGCCTGGCGTTTCCCGGCGACCCGCAGCGCTATCCGCGGCGCGACGAGGTGATCGACTACCTGCGCCGCTGCGCCGCCGGGCTCGACGTCGACATCGTGACCGGCTCCCGCGTCGAGACCGTCACCTGCGACACGGGCGTCTACACCGCCCACACCACCACCGGGAGCAGTGTCACCGCGCCGATCCTGATGGCGGCCACCGGCTACTTCGGATCCCCGAACACCCCGCCGCTGCCGGGTCTGGACACGTTCGGCGGCACCGTGCTGCACACGAGCGACTACCGCGGCCCCGCTGCGCTGGCCGGGCAGAACATCATCGTGGTCGGTGCCGGTAACTCGGCGGTGCAGATCGCCACCGAACTCGCAGAGGTCGCTATTGTCACCCTGGCCAGCCGTCGCCCGCCGAAGTTCATGCCGCAGCGGCCTTTCGGCCGTGATGTGCACTTCTGGCTGACGGTCACCGGGTTCGATCGTGCTCCTCTCGGGCCGCTGCTGCGCACCCCGCCGACCCAGCAGGTGCTCGACACCGGCCGTTACCGCCGCGCCCTTGCCAGCGACAACCCGCAGCCGCGGCCGCTGTTCACCGGTCTCGACGGCGACCGTGTCACCTGGCCCGACGGCGCCACCACCACTGCCGACACTCTCGTGCTGGGCACCGGCTATCGCCCGCACCTGCCGTATCTGACCGGCCTCGGCGCTCTCGACGGCAGCGACCGGCCTCTCCACCGGCAGGGCGTCTCGACCACCCACGCCGGTCTCGGGTATGTCGGTCTCGAATGGCAACGTAGCCTGTCGTCGGCGTCGCTGCGGGGTGTCGGCCGCGACGCCGATCGGGTCGCCGGCCGTGTGGTCGCTGCCGCTCGGGCCCGCCGCGCACTGCCGATCGGTCCCTGA
- a CDS encoding Fic/DOC family protein, protein MTASSLPIEGYIPGTDTRVNLLGITDTPTLDRIEKRLFTQAMYEFADVPSPSTFTGEFLREIHRRSFDGLYAWAGQYKTVPTTQGNLPIAHSSPEDTTADVDELFADLAAENNLTGLDHHTFVTRLADYWSRLTEIHPFPDGNSRTQYELFRRIADRAGWQIDTARVDLAALSAARYITAETGDPRLLADVLAPAVVPNTGYVPAQPTPGRPVLSLTTHMTMLRDYDRDRSGPYTAFQTFREIPRERSLSGAELDNAHALVRIGLNLAERTDYGPEHDAAVRRILEGTSTLAAERAAAALPEPNHRYKDLFDPAAGKNTMRYDTGAPVNAFDERDPARLRRFITWELALRTADYLAHREITGDGSELHASVIHRELHTDFMPIVSDTSAYTSPVIAAPDENTLTDPHQLGRHIAAIQEETEGVQSVAVVLMTDQLVHDRPDRTIDWRTIDPEALRAATHAANYHDDPPEGIEPDPALEDAMRVAGREAFAAELARAITTELPAAAPDLGTVDAAQRYEKHWDVLAHRSYALLENSPERNETYEPLTTAIPVAEEPRHATSTRTDDAPEAAKPNPADGEPHRNLTHADEVGEEQSSLSTVKALHGPPQVHHTPPQPNSRPPAIHEHQPSTPDLHLGPQL, encoded by the coding sequence ATGACCGCCTCGTCGCTCCCGATCGAGGGCTACATCCCCGGAACCGACACGCGAGTGAACCTTCTCGGCATCACCGACACCCCAACACTCGACAGAATCGAAAAACGCCTGTTCACGCAGGCGATGTACGAATTCGCGGACGTTCCCTCGCCGAGCACCTTCACCGGAGAGTTCCTACGCGAGATACACCGGCGATCCTTCGACGGCCTGTACGCCTGGGCCGGCCAGTACAAAACGGTGCCCACCACCCAGGGCAATCTGCCGATCGCCCACTCGAGCCCCGAGGACACCACCGCCGACGTCGACGAACTGTTCGCCGATCTCGCCGCCGAGAACAACCTGACCGGACTCGACCACCACACCTTCGTCACCCGTCTGGCCGATTACTGGTCACGCTTGACGGAGATTCATCCCTTCCCGGACGGGAACTCTCGGACGCAGTACGAGCTGTTCCGCCGCATCGCAGACCGGGCCGGATGGCAGATCGACACCGCACGTGTCGACCTCGCTGCCCTATCGGCGGCCCGCTACATCACCGCCGAGACCGGAGATCCCAGACTGCTCGCCGACGTTCTCGCCCCGGCGGTCGTACCGAACACCGGATACGTCCCTGCCCAGCCCACCCCAGGTCGACCAGTGCTGTCTTTGACCACCCATATGACAATGCTGCGCGACTACGACCGTGATCGCAGCGGCCCCTACACGGCCTTCCAGACCTTCCGGGAGATCCCCCGCGAGCGATCCTTGAGCGGAGCCGAACTCGACAACGCTCACGCCCTGGTCCGCATCGGCCTGAACCTGGCCGAACGCACCGACTACGGTCCCGAACACGATGCCGCCGTACGCCGGATCCTCGAGGGCACCTCCACCCTCGCGGCCGAACGCGCTGCCGCAGCACTCCCCGAGCCGAACCACCGCTACAAGGACCTGTTCGACCCGGCAGCAGGCAAGAACACCATGCGCTACGACACCGGAGCCCCGGTCAATGCCTTCGACGAGCGCGACCCCGCCCGGCTGCGCCGCTTCATCACCTGGGAGTTGGCACTGCGGACCGCCGACTACCTCGCCCACCGCGAAATCACCGGGGACGGCAGCGAACTACACGCAAGTGTCATCCACCGTGAGCTGCACACCGACTTCATGCCGATCGTCAGCGACACCTCCGCCTACACCAGCCCGGTGATCGCCGCCCCGGACGAGAACACTCTCACCGACCCCCACCAGCTCGGACGCCACATTGCCGCCATCCAGGAGGAAACCGAAGGCGTCCAGTCGGTCGCCGTCGTACTCATGACCGACCAGCTCGTCCACGACCGCCCCGACCGCACGATCGACTGGCGCACCATCGACCCCGAAGCGCTCCGTGCCGCCACCCACGCAGCGAACTACCACGATGATCCCCCCGAAGGCATCGAACCGGACCCGGCCCTCGAGGACGCTATGCGAGTTGCCGGCCGGGAAGCCTTCGCCGCCGAACTCGCCCGTGCCATCACCACCGAGCTCCCCGCCGCCGCCCCGGACCTCGGCACGGTCGACGCCGCGCAACGGTACGAGAAGCACTGGGATGTGCTGGCCCACCGCAGCTACGCCCTGCTGGAGAATTCCCCGGAACGCAACGAGACCTACGAGCCGCTGACCACCGCAATCCCGGTGGCCGAGGAACCCCGTCACGCCACGTCGACCAGGACCGACGATGCCCCAGAGGCAGCGAAACCGAATCCCGCCGACGGCGAGCCGCACCGGAATCTCACGCATGCCGACGAGGTAGGGGAGGAGCAGAGTTCGCTCTCAACAGTGAAGGCCCTCCACGGACCACCGCAGGTCCACCACACACCACCACAACCGAACAGCCGACCTCCGGCCATACATGAACACCAACCATCCACACCCGATCTGCACCTCGGGCCGCAGCTATAG
- a CDS encoding DnaB-like helicase N-terminal domain-containing protein, whose translation MTVTDQTDLDRYLSADEFAPPDADTETLLLCALLFATRAAAADIVDLLTTDDFHQPLHAELFDAIAALMNTGQPHDPAMVLAHLERHGRLAGHHGRRLAYALTTATTAGADPTAAPYYAHAVISAAYRRSFRTAGAAITEAAETLPEADLFDHMVAIGRVQRAAARRLERVRARLGSAPTVGATT comes from the coding sequence ATGACCGTCACCGACCAGACCGATCTCGACCGCTACCTCAGCGCCGACGAGTTCGCGCCCCCAGACGCCGACACCGAAACCCTGCTGCTGTGCGCGCTGCTGTTCGCCACCCGCGCCGCAGCCGCCGACATCGTGGACCTGCTCACCACCGACGACTTCCACCAGCCACTCCACGCCGAACTGTTCGACGCCATCGCCGCACTGATGAACACCGGCCAGCCCCACGACCCCGCAATGGTCCTGGCCCACCTCGAGCGCCACGGTCGGCTCGCCGGTCACCACGGCCGCCGACTCGCCTACGCCCTGACCACCGCCACCACCGCCGGCGCCGATCCCACCGCCGCGCCCTACTACGCCCATGCCGTCATCAGCGCCGCCTACCGCCGCAGCTTTCGCACCGCCGGAGCCGCCATCACCGAAGCCGCCGAAACCCTGCCCGAAGCCGACCTGTTCGACCACATGGTCGCCATCGGCCGTGTCCAGCGCGCCGCCGCCCGACGCCTCGAGCGTGTACGCGCCCGACTCGGGAGTGCGCCTACTGTCGGAGCCACAACGTGA
- a CDS encoding ParB/RepB/Spo0J family partition protein, translating into MNNGTTAEFATVDPADLLTDSNIRHDLRLTDAFRESIAEQGVLTPITVCRTAAGPLRVLTGHRRTAAALEAGLTQIPALIVGDEGDGTDAAVERLVTQWSENEHRAAITNGERLALFEALADHGLTSTKIARHTKAPRTEVEAALTLRDTEQRDAVQRGELTIEQAAALAEFGDDPAAVRRIEWAIGSGRLDHALAAERLRRTERNAALARAEAYLAEHSIAAVPLGALHERVGEGTSQLVERVTDEEGNTPAIEEVAALGHLGLYVYSCTTYFDRESGDEVDADYIVDELPEGDAREEWMIPRENVVENHETTLYWHVVNIEDTPWRTWWGHPRPAESEQEQSAEDRAAQRREVIENNREWRAATEVRRKWVAQQTTRKTAPKGTASFVATVLTKWPQIPAAYHARTLAEQMLPTSDTLAKLASATDPRALVLLRAHILVALESQVGVERWRKPTDLSQFYLRAVEGQGYTLADIERRAAGLDPLDEQ; encoded by the coding sequence ATGAACAACGGAACCACCGCCGAATTCGCCACCGTCGACCCCGCTGACCTGCTCACCGACTCCAACATCCGCCATGACCTGCGCCTGACCGATGCCTTCCGCGAGTCGATCGCAGAGCAGGGGGTTCTGACCCCCATCACTGTGTGCCGCACCGCCGCCGGACCCCTGCGCGTGCTCACCGGCCATCGCCGTACCGCCGCCGCCCTCGAGGCCGGACTGACCCAGATCCCCGCCCTCATTGTCGGCGACGAAGGCGATGGCACCGACGCCGCCGTCGAACGGCTCGTCACACAGTGGAGCGAGAACGAACACCGCGCCGCGATCACTAACGGCGAGCGCCTGGCCCTGTTCGAGGCCCTGGCCGACCACGGACTGACCTCCACCAAGATCGCCCGTCACACCAAGGCGCCCCGCACCGAGGTTGAGGCGGCCCTGACCTTGCGCGACACCGAGCAGCGCGACGCTGTGCAACGAGGCGAGCTGACCATCGAACAAGCCGCCGCCCTCGCCGAGTTCGGCGACGATCCCGCTGCCGTCCGCCGCATCGAGTGGGCCATCGGCAGCGGACGACTCGACCACGCACTCGCCGCCGAACGGTTGCGCCGCACCGAACGCAACGCCGCACTGGCCCGCGCCGAGGCGTACCTCGCAGAACACTCCATCGCCGCCGTGCCGCTCGGTGCTCTTCACGAGAGAGTGGGGGAGGGGACCAGCCAGCTGGTCGAGCGCGTCACCGATGAAGAAGGCAACACGCCCGCCATCGAAGAAGTCGCCGCCCTCGGACACCTCGGGCTGTACGTCTACAGCTGCACCACCTATTTCGACCGCGAGAGCGGCGACGAGGTCGACGCGGACTACATCGTGGACGAGCTACCCGAGGGCGATGCCCGCGAGGAATGGATGATTCCCCGCGAGAACGTCGTCGAAAACCACGAGACCACGCTGTACTGGCACGTCGTCAATATCGAAGACACCCCTTGGCGCACCTGGTGGGGACACCCCCGCCCCGCCGAGTCCGAACAGGAACAGAGTGCCGAGGACCGCGCAGCTCAGCGGCGCGAAGTGATCGAGAACAACCGCGAATGGCGAGCCGCCACCGAGGTCCGCCGCAAGTGGGTCGCCCAGCAGACCACCCGCAAGACCGCCCCCAAGGGCACCGCCTCATTCGTGGCAACAGTGCTGACGAAGTGGCCCCAGATCCCCGCCGCCTATCACGCCCGCACCCTGGCCGAACAGATGCTCCCCACGTCCGACACTCTCGCGAAGCTCGCCAGCGCCACCGACCCCCGCGCCCTGGTCCTGCTACGCGCCCATATCCTCGTCGCCCTCGAGTCCCAGGTCGGCGTCGAGCGCTGGCGCAAGCCCACCGACCTGTCGCAGTTCTACCTGCGCGCCGTCGAAGGCCAGGGCTACACCCTCGCCGACATCGAGCGCCGCGCCGCCGGACTTGACCCCCTCGACGAGCAGTAA
- a CDS encoding recombinase family protein — translation MGEPFRVGYCRCSTDEQDVEIQTEQLLALGVPRERIFIDKGFSGTTRKNRAGLDNALAAVTSAAAAIDGRQVVLTTPKFDRFARNMAEAGQTLTELREREVLFGLGSSIYDWNDPFGKLFLQTLAMVAEFEANLNHLRTREGMAKARAKGRLKGKQPKLPLTARKTIHRRYHDPADDASLADLAEEYSVGRSTIHRIVSSAAPRA, via the coding sequence ATGGGTGAGCCGTTCCGCGTCGGATACTGCCGCTGCTCCACCGACGAACAAGACGTCGAGATCCAAACCGAGCAGCTATTGGCGCTCGGAGTGCCGCGTGAGCGGATCTTCATCGACAAAGGGTTCTCCGGGACCACCCGCAAGAACCGGGCCGGGCTCGACAACGCACTCGCCGCCGTCACCTCCGCCGCGGCGGCCATCGACGGGCGACAGGTAGTGCTGACCACGCCGAAGTTCGACCGATTCGCACGCAACATGGCCGAAGCAGGCCAGACCCTGACCGAACTGCGCGAGCGCGAGGTGCTGTTCGGACTCGGGAGCTCGATCTACGACTGGAACGACCCGTTCGGCAAGCTCTTCCTGCAAACCTTGGCCATGGTCGCCGAATTCGAGGCCAACCTCAACCACCTACGCACCCGCGAGGGCATGGCCAAGGCCCGCGCGAAAGGCAGGCTCAAGGGCAAGCAGCCGAAACTTCCTCTCACGGCACGGAAAACAATCCACCGCCGCTACCACGACCCCGCCGACGACGCGAGCCTGGCGGACCTGGCCGAGGAATACAGCGTCGGCCGCTCCACCATCCACCGCATCGTCAGCAGTGCTGCACCACGAGCCTGA
- a CDS encoding universal stress protein gives MTAYRTIIVDTDGSDRSYRVVDHAAELAHATHARLLIICARHPIDARELGADLDRLGPDAYQLRGTTPTEAILRTAHQHALTHNTPPHTDNTP, from the coding sequence ATGACGGCCTATCGCACGATCATCGTCGACACCGACGGATCCGACCGCTCCTACCGTGTGGTCGACCACGCCGCCGAACTCGCCCACGCCACCCACGCCCGGCTCCTGATCATCTGCGCCCGCCACCCCATCGACGCACGTGAGCTCGGGGCGGACCTCGACCGGCTCGGACCCGACGCCTACCAGCTACGCGGCACCACTCCCACCGAGGCCATCCTGCGGACCGCCCACCAGCACGCCCTCACCCACAACACACCCCCACACACCGATAACACCCCCTGA
- a CDS encoding MFS transporter, whose product MATPGTDTVEIARWTRAQWWMLAVSCLAVALVVAAMAALYSALPQIALATGATQAQLTWIVDGYTLVLACLVLPAGAVGDRYGRRVVLVVGLVVFAAASALPLLLSDPAWLIATRALAGAGAALVMPSTLSILTAGFAPAHRGRAVGIWAGVAGSGAILGILGAGVLLERWSWLSVFVGLTVAGAVLAGLACTIAESRQREHPQVDWVGAVAVAVAVAAIVFAVIEFPARGWADPLVAAAAGVGVAATAAFVVVELRSAAPLLDVRLFARRGFGAGSLSVTIQFLVTFGVFLLLVQYLQLVFGYGPLASALALAPMVVPLVVISVIAPWLSSLVGLRVMTVAGLLTIAAGLVLVSRLTLAAHYLDLLWPLLIMSAGLGLCTAPATYAIVADTPEAKHGVAAAVNDAAREIGAAIGIAVAGSVLAAGYTHRIQPALPQLPEPARGPVADSLAAALQVADQAGPVAAPLAEFAKAAFVHGSGQAALALAALTTVGAIVLAVLAPGRAPRRRYISTISPAKHAPFS is encoded by the coding sequence GTGGCCACACCCGGAACGGACACTGTCGAGATCGCCCGCTGGACCAGGGCCCAGTGGTGGATGCTGGCGGTGTCGTGCCTGGCGGTGGCGCTGGTGGTCGCGGCGATGGCGGCGTTGTATTCGGCGTTGCCGCAGATCGCGCTTGCGACCGGGGCCACCCAAGCCCAGCTGACCTGGATCGTCGACGGCTACACGCTGGTGCTGGCGTGTCTGGTGCTGCCCGCCGGCGCCGTCGGTGACCGTTACGGGCGCCGCGTGGTGCTGGTGGTGGGGTTGGTGGTGTTCGCCGCCGCCTCGGCGCTGCCGCTGCTGCTGTCCGACCCGGCCTGGTTGATCGCGACGCGCGCGCTGGCCGGGGCAGGCGCCGCGCTGGTGATGCCCTCGACGCTGTCGATCCTCACTGCAGGGTTCGCCCCCGCTCATCGCGGCCGGGCGGTGGGGATATGGGCCGGGGTCGCCGGATCCGGGGCGATACTGGGGATTCTCGGTGCCGGGGTGCTGCTCGAACGATGGTCGTGGCTATCGGTGTTCGTAGGGTTGACCGTGGCCGGGGCGGTGCTGGCGGGGTTGGCGTGCACCATCGCCGAGTCCCGCCAGCGCGAGCATCCGCAGGTGGACTGGGTGGGCGCGGTGGCGGTGGCGGTCGCTGTCGCGGCGATCGTGTTCGCCGTGATCGAGTTCCCCGCGCGCGGCTGGGCCGACCCGCTCGTCGCCGCCGCCGCCGGGGTCGGCGTGGCCGCGACGGCGGCCTTCGTGGTCGTCGAGCTGCGCTCGGCGGCGCCGCTGCTGGATGTGCGGTTGTTCGCCCGCCGTGGTTTCGGTGCCGGGTCGCTGTCGGTGACCATCCAGTTCCTGGTCACCTTCGGGGTATTCCTGCTGCTTGTGCAGTACCTGCAGCTGGTCTTCGGTTACGGGCCGCTGGCCTCGGCGCTGGCGTTGGCGCCGATGGTGGTGCCGCTGGTCGTGATCTCGGTGATCGCGCCGTGGCTGTCGAGCCTGGTCGGGTTACGGGTGATGACCGTGGCCGGCCTGCTCACCATCGCCGCCGGGCTGGTGCTGGTGAGCCGGCTGACACTCGCCGCGCACTACCTCGACCTGCTGTGGCCGCTGCTGATCATGAGCGCGGGCCTGGGATTGTGCACCGCGCCGGCGACCTATGCCATCGTCGCCGACACCCCCGAGGCCAAACACGGGGTCGCCGCCGCGGTCAACGACGCCGCCCGCGAGATCGGCGCCGCGATCGGGATCGCCGTGGCCGGCAGCGTGCTGGCCGCCGGCTACACCCACCGCATCCAGCCCGCCCTGCCCCAGTTGCCCGAGCCCGCCCGCGGCCCGGTCGCCGATTCCCTGGCCGCGGCGCTGCAGGTCGCCGACCAGGCCGGACCGGTGGCCGCACCGCTGGCCGAGTTCGCCAAGGCCGCGTTCGTGCACGGCAGCGGCCAGGCCGCGCTCGCCCTGGCCGCCCTCACCACCGTCGGGGCGATCGTGCTGGCAGTACTGGCCCCCGGCCGCGCACCACGCCGCCGATACATCTCGACCATTTCCCCCGCAAAACACGCTCCCTTCTCGTGA
- a CDS encoding TetR/AcrR family transcriptional regulator, with translation MTDSGPAATDPLAADDEQADPRLARSRNRLLDAATHLLSTGGVEAVTVEAVTRVSKVARATLYRHFGSTTQLLAATFERLLPQVDTPTGTGPVRERLLALLASQADLIEQAPVQMTTLAWLAMGSIGEDHPDPAAVTSLRARVIEQYRHPFDQILTSPEARAMLGELDTTFAIIELLGPIVFARLTGLRSIDHDDCTRLVDNFLTAHRTPTPADTAIDIATP, from the coding sequence ATGACCGACTCAGGCCCGGCGGCGACCGACCCGCTCGCCGCGGACGACGAGCAGGCCGATCCGCGACTGGCGCGCTCACGCAACCGGTTGCTCGACGCGGCCACCCATCTGCTGTCCACCGGCGGTGTCGAGGCGGTCACCGTCGAGGCGGTCACCCGCGTGTCGAAGGTCGCCCGCGCCACCCTCTACCGGCACTTCGGCAGCACCACCCAGCTGCTCGCGGCGACTTTCGAACGACTACTTCCCCAGGTCGACACACCGACCGGCACCGGGCCCGTGCGTGAGCGGCTCCTGGCGCTGCTCGCCAGCCAGGCCGACCTCATCGAACAGGCTCCGGTGCAGATGACCACCCTGGCCTGGCTGGCGATGGGTTCCATCGGCGAGGACCACCCCGACCCGGCCGCGGTCACCTCGCTGCGCGCGCGCGTCATCGAGCAGTACCGCCACCCGTTCGACCAGATCCTCACCAGTCCCGAGGCCCGCGCGATGCTCGGCGAGCTCGACACCACCTTCGCCATCATCGAACTCCTCGGCCCGATCGTGTTCGCCCGTCTCACCGGATTACGCAGCATCGACCACGACGACTGCACCCGGCTCGTCGACAACTTCCTCACCGCCCACCGAACACCCA